Proteins encoded together in one Microbacterium sp. zg-Y625 window:
- a CDS encoding MurR/RpiR family transcriptional regulator has translation MTEGPQDDEGALDRSLVSPRERYGERFRTNISAEGLQARVIEAETRSLARTFEQLSRSGEASRAAALILGARRRYISGRGKTSAYAELLNADLSATLSNVFLVDGRSLSPLTVLTDVRASDVLVVFTMRRYREETVRFGELFHEAGGQLVLITDSEKAPLTESASAVIRVHTHSASYADSPTAVAAVCHLLSTLTTASAKGARRRLAGRDRFAADLGLYHPDPRDGHRPHRDDTERDE, from the coding sequence ATGACCGAGGGGCCACAGGACGACGAGGGGGCACTGGACCGGTCGCTGGTCTCGCCCCGAGAACGCTACGGCGAGCGCTTCCGCACCAACATCTCCGCCGAGGGCTTGCAGGCACGTGTGATCGAGGCCGAGACGCGGTCGTTGGCGCGCACCTTCGAACAGCTCAGCCGCAGCGGAGAGGCTTCGCGCGCGGCGGCGCTCATCCTCGGTGCCCGGCGGCGGTACATCAGCGGCCGTGGCAAGACATCGGCCTACGCGGAGCTGCTCAACGCCGACCTCTCGGCGACGCTCTCGAACGTGTTCCTCGTCGACGGACGCTCGCTGTCGCCGCTCACGGTGCTCACCGACGTGCGCGCATCCGACGTGCTGGTCGTCTTCACCATGCGCCGCTACCGCGAAGAGACCGTGCGGTTCGGCGAGCTCTTCCACGAGGCCGGCGGACAGCTGGTGCTCATCACCGACAGCGAGAAGGCGCCCTTGACCGAATCGGCATCCGCCGTCATCCGCGTGCACACGCATTCCGCGTCGTACGCCGACTCCCCCACCGCCGTCGCTGCGGTCTGCCACTTGCTCAGCACCCTCACCACCGCCAGCGCGAAAGGGGCTCGCCGTCGGCTTGCCGGACGCGACCGGTTCGCCGCCGACCTGGGGCTGTACCACCCAGACCCCCGGGACGGACACCGCCCGCACCGCGACGACACGGAGCGCGACGAGTGA
- a CDS encoding GNAT family N-acetyltransferase: MPHALAVPLRAERLGDAASYRAAAQLYSRVFGYEDRDLSVNPHLLSALVRNGGSAVGVFTPADELIGFAYGFSARDAAGRDFHYSQAAVVDPRHQGQGVGRMLKDCQRRIALEWGHDTMRWTFDPLLTRNAHFNFSSLRAEGIAFAPDYYDRPGTDRVVVEWVLRRDHDPHVALRGLQPPAFARADWGRAEDATAVGPAGSVEVRWLPLATEPHGDAGSLRVALTSMLDGEHVLVACRRVSADTAAYLAVRNARATGEGVGPS, encoded by the coding sequence GTGCCTCACGCACTCGCCGTCCCCCTCCGCGCGGAGCGCCTGGGAGATGCCGCGTCGTACCGCGCCGCGGCGCAGCTGTACTCCCGCGTCTTCGGCTACGAGGACCGGGATCTTTCCGTCAACCCCCACCTGCTGAGTGCCCTCGTGCGCAACGGCGGGTCGGCCGTCGGCGTCTTCACTCCGGCTGACGAGCTGATCGGCTTCGCCTACGGATTCTCGGCACGGGATGCCGCAGGTCGCGACTTCCACTACTCGCAGGCAGCCGTCGTGGACCCCCGCCACCAGGGCCAGGGCGTCGGCCGCATGCTGAAGGACTGCCAGCGGCGGATCGCGCTGGAGTGGGGCCACGACACCATGCGGTGGACCTTCGACCCCCTCCTGACCCGCAACGCCCACTTCAACTTCTCGTCGCTCCGGGCGGAGGGCATCGCCTTCGCACCCGACTACTACGACCGCCCCGGGACCGATCGGGTCGTCGTGGAGTGGGTGCTGCGCCGAGACCACGACCCGCACGTCGCGCTGCGGGGCCTCCAGCCGCCGGCGTTCGCGCGCGCCGACTGGGGGCGGGCCGAAGACGCCACCGCGGTCGGCCCCGCCGGCTCGGTGGAGGTGCGGTGGCTCCCACTCGCGACCGAGCCGCATGGCGACGCCGGCAGCCTGCGCGTGGCTCTCACGTCGATGCTCGACGGTGAGCACGTCCTGGTGGCGTGCCGGCGCGTCTCGGCCGACACGGCGGCATACCTCGCGGTGCGAAACGCCCGCGCGACCGGAGAAGGGGTGGGGCCGTCATGA
- a CDS encoding M20/M25/M40 family metallo-hydrolase codes for MDIASERETALGRLESLVRIESPSLDVPASEAIADLLGRWWQAVGARVRTVRTDAGVTLIADLDGAGAPALLVGHGDTVWPRGTLETDLPWTVDGDTVRGPGVYDMKSGLVVMIAAAERLAGRRHRAVRVVVVCDEEIGSPTTQDVLRDAAEGAALAIGFESPHPDGALKVGRRGSTRLKLTVRGRAAHAALDPHRGVSAIDELVDQLVALRRIAADPQLATEVLCNVGAVRGGGRTNVVPAEAEAEIGLRFVDPHTEERVLEAVRGLQPIREDAAVEWTVLSRRPAWQAGAADEALLARIARRAEPLGQQIEGRPAAGAGDTNQVGNFGVPTVDGFGPRGGGAHALSEHVLLSSLEQRIDLLEAVLLTEEQEHEHP; via the coding sequence ATGGACATCGCCTCGGAGCGGGAGACCGCGCTCGGCCGGCTCGAGAGCCTGGTGCGCATCGAATCGCCGTCGCTGGATGTGCCCGCCAGCGAGGCGATCGCCGACCTGCTCGGACGGTGGTGGCAGGCCGTGGGCGCGCGCGTGCGCACGGTGCGCACCGACGCCGGCGTCACGCTCATCGCCGACCTCGACGGCGCCGGAGCGCCGGCACTGCTGGTGGGTCACGGCGACACGGTGTGGCCCCGCGGCACGCTCGAGACAGATCTGCCGTGGACGGTCGACGGCGACACCGTGCGCGGCCCCGGCGTCTACGACATGAAGAGCGGACTGGTCGTCATGATCGCGGCGGCCGAGCGCCTCGCCGGCCGCCGGCATCGCGCCGTGCGGGTGGTGGTGGTCTGCGACGAGGAGATCGGCTCGCCCACCACCCAAGACGTGCTGCGGGATGCCGCCGAGGGCGCCGCCCTCGCGATCGGGTTCGAGTCCCCCCATCCCGACGGCGCGCTGAAGGTGGGCCGGCGCGGCAGCACCCGGCTGAAGCTCACGGTGCGCGGGCGGGCCGCGCACGCGGCGCTGGATCCCCACCGCGGGGTCTCGGCGATCGACGAGCTGGTCGATCAGCTCGTCGCGCTGCGCCGCATCGCCGCGGATCCGCAGCTTGCCACCGAGGTGCTCTGCAACGTCGGCGCGGTGCGCGGCGGCGGTCGCACCAACGTGGTGCCCGCCGAGGCCGAGGCCGAGATCGGACTGCGTTTCGTCGACCCGCACACCGAGGAGCGCGTGCTGGAGGCGGTGCGGGGGCTGCAGCCGATCCGTGAGGATGCCGCGGTCGAGTGGACCGTGCTGAGCCGTCGCCCGGCGTGGCAGGCCGGCGCGGCCGACGAGGCGCTGCTGGCCCGCATCGCCCGACGGGCCGAGCCGCTGGGCCAGCAGATCGAAGGCCGTCCCGCCGCCGGCGCGGGCGACACGAACCAGGTCGGCAACTTCGGCGTTCCCACCGTCGATGGGTTCGGCCCCCGCGGCGGGGGCGCGCACGCGCTCTCGGAGCACGTGCTGCTCTCCTCCCTCGAGCAGCGCATCGATCTGCTGGAGGCGGTGCTGCTCACCGAAGAGCAGGAACACGAACATCCGTAA
- a CDS encoding ABC transporter substrate-binding protein: protein MPTPPRTRARQALGVVAAAALIALPVGAAHADSTSPARLDATASTPSPEADATTFRIATSGFVDTFNPFVSIYLTPTNINRYVYEYLVQNSAEDGSPTKGLADSWEVEDGGTTWVYTLQDDLVWSDDEPITSEDVVYTYEQMMTVPELAVANGNLVSNFESVEAPDDKTVVINLKTPQAPNPGTEVPIVPEHIWSEIEDPATFANDADVVGSGPYLLESYSANQSITLRANPNFWQGAPKIDRIQYVYYTNSDAQVQALRAGEVDFVSGLTPTQLQALEGVDGITTHSGEGRRYHSISINHGTVTRDGQPYGTGSEALKDVNVRQALRLGTDTETLLERVMEGRAEPATSFIPSSFPKWALPADDEVIMSYDPEAAMAKLEEAGWTEGADGIREKDGTPLQLRLLVDADDLTEQSIAEYFVPWMEEIGVRIAVESTDGDTISARSVSGDYDLYFSGWSINPDPDYQLGINLCSTLPTGTDGSGGTTQDGYCNPEFDELYAQQRSELDEDARREIVREMLAMNYTDTAQIATWYAHSLEAYRSDRFDGFTLQPKEGGIIASQAGYWGFLTVEPVEGAQQAEEGGVPTGLIVTGVIVALVIAGAVIFVLVRRRKMADVE from the coding sequence ATGCCCACTCCTCCTCGGACCCGCGCCCGGCAGGCGCTGGGGGTGGTCGCCGCAGCCGCGCTCATCGCGCTTCCGGTCGGCGCCGCCCACGCCGACTCGACCTCCCCGGCGCGCCTGGACGCCACGGCATCGACGCCGTCGCCCGAAGCCGACGCCACGACCTTCCGCATCGCGACGTCCGGCTTCGTCGACACGTTCAACCCGTTCGTCTCCATCTATCTGACGCCGACCAACATCAACCGCTACGTCTACGAGTACCTCGTGCAGAACAGCGCCGAGGACGGTTCGCCGACCAAGGGCCTGGCCGACAGCTGGGAGGTCGAGGACGGCGGCACGACCTGGGTCTACACGCTGCAGGACGACCTGGTGTGGTCCGACGACGAGCCGATCACCTCCGAAGACGTCGTCTACACCTATGAGCAGATGATGACGGTGCCCGAGCTGGCGGTCGCCAACGGCAACCTGGTGTCGAACTTCGAGAGCGTCGAGGCCCCCGACGACAAGACGGTGGTCATCAACCTCAAGACCCCGCAGGCGCCCAACCCCGGCACCGAGGTGCCGATCGTGCCCGAGCACATCTGGTCGGAGATCGAGGACCCCGCCACGTTCGCCAACGATGCGGATGTCGTCGGTTCGGGTCCGTACCTGCTGGAGAGCTACAGCGCGAACCAGTCGATCACGCTGCGCGCCAACCCGAACTTCTGGCAGGGCGCCCCCAAGATCGACCGCATCCAGTACGTCTACTACACCAACTCCGACGCGCAGGTGCAGGCGCTGCGTGCCGGCGAGGTCGACTTCGTCTCGGGTCTCACCCCCACGCAGCTGCAGGCGCTCGAGGGCGTCGACGGCATCACCACCCACTCCGGTGAAGGGCGCCGCTACCACTCCATCAGCATCAACCACGGCACGGTCACCCGCGACGGGCAGCCCTACGGAACCGGCAGCGAAGCACTGAAGGACGTCAACGTCCGCCAGGCGCTGCGCCTGGGCACCGACACCGAGACGCTGCTCGAGCGCGTGATGGAGGGGCGCGCCGAACCGGCGACCAGCTTCATCCCGTCGTCGTTCCCGAAGTGGGCCCTCCCCGCCGACGACGAGGTCATCATGTCGTACGACCCCGAGGCGGCCATGGCAAAGCTCGAGGAAGCGGGCTGGACCGAGGGGGCGGACGGGATCCGCGAGAAGGACGGCACCCCGCTGCAGCTGCGCCTGCTGGTGGATGCCGACGACCTCACCGAGCAGTCGATCGCCGAGTACTTCGTGCCGTGGATGGAGGAGATCGGCGTGCGCATCGCGGTGGAGTCCACCGACGGCGACACGATCAGCGCGCGTTCGGTGTCGGGCGACTATGACCTCTACTTCAGCGGCTGGAGCATCAACCCCGACCCCGACTACCAGCTCGGGATCAACCTGTGCTCGACCCTTCCGACCGGAACCGACGGCTCCGGCGGCACCACCCAGGACGGGTACTGCAACCCGGAGTTCGACGAGCTCTACGCCCAGCAGCGCTCCGAGCTCGACGAGGACGCACGTCGTGAGATCGTCCGCGAGATGCTGGCGATGAACTACACCGACACGGCCCAGATCGCCACGTGGTACGCCCACTCGCTCGAGGCCTACCGTTCGGACCGCTTCGACGGCTTCACCCTGCAGCCGAAGGAGGGCGGCATCATCGCCAGCCAGGCCGGTTACTGGGGCTTCCTCACCGTCGAGCCGGTGGAGGGCGCGCAGCAGGCGGAGGAGGGCGGTGTGCCGACCGGCCTGATCGTCACGGGTGTGATCGTGGCGCTCGTGATCGCCGGTGCGGTGATCTTCGTCCTGGTGCGCCGGCGCAAGATGGCCGACGTCGAATGA
- a CDS encoding ABC transporter permease, translated as MTSTVPPTEEILLAETGAGAAPRRLSALSYFATKVGGAAVSMVMVILLGFFAFKVLPGDPVATLARERQLSSEQIAQLRLQMGLDKPLWQQFVDYLVNVFTLNFGESYVYKTSVSSLIGQYFWNTILLTGTSAVLAIALGLWLGQKAGWRPGSLFDRITSGMALVLWSVPTFWLALILLMVFGGTLHWFPTGGMTSPDPPADLFARILDVAAHMVLPVLTMVAVVYAQYVMVMRASLMEEKSADYLTTARAKGLRDDLVRRRHAVPNALLPAVTLMFLHIGGLIAGAVTVETVFSWPGLGKLTFEAISGPDLPLLQGTFVVFSAVIIVMNLIADFIYRRLDPRVRRG; from the coding sequence ATGACCAGCACGGTGCCGCCCACCGAGGAGATCCTGCTGGCTGAGACCGGCGCGGGCGCAGCGCCCCGCCGCCTCTCGGCGCTGTCCTACTTCGCCACCAAGGTCGGCGGCGCGGCAGTGAGCATGGTGATGGTGATCCTCCTCGGATTCTTCGCCTTCAAGGTGCTGCCGGGCGACCCGGTCGCCACCCTCGCCCGCGAACGGCAGCTCAGCAGCGAGCAGATCGCCCAGCTGCGGCTGCAGATGGGGCTCGACAAGCCGCTGTGGCAGCAGTTCGTCGATTACCTCGTGAACGTCTTCACGCTGAACTTCGGCGAGAGCTACGTGTACAAGACGTCGGTCTCGTCCCTCATCGGCCAGTACTTCTGGAACACGATCCTGCTCACCGGCACCTCGGCGGTCCTCGCCATCGCGCTCGGGCTCTGGCTCGGACAGAAGGCGGGCTGGCGGCCGGGGTCGCTGTTCGACAGGATCACCTCGGGCATGGCGCTCGTGCTGTGGTCGGTGCCGACGTTCTGGCTGGCGCTGATCCTCCTCATGGTCTTCGGTGGCACGCTGCACTGGTTCCCGACCGGCGGCATGACGTCGCCCGACCCGCCCGCCGACCTGTTCGCCCGCATCCTCGACGTCGCCGCCCACATGGTGCTGCCGGTGCTGACGATGGTCGCCGTCGTCTACGCGCAGTACGTCATGGTGATGCGCGCCTCGCTCATGGAGGAGAAGAGCGCGGACTACCTCACCACCGCCCGGGCGAAGGGCCTGCGCGATGACCTCGTGCGCCGTCGCCACGCGGTGCCGAACGCACTGCTGCCGGCGGTCACGCTGATGTTCCTGCACATCGGCGGCCTCATCGCCGGTGCGGTGACGGTGGAGACCGTCTTCTCGTGGCCGGGTCTGGGCAAGCTCACCTTCGAAGCGATCAGCGGCCCCGACCTGCCCCTGCTGCAGGGCACCTTCGTGGTCTTCTCCGCGGTCATCATCGTGATGAACCTCATCGCCGACTTCATCTATCGACGGCTCGACCCGAGAGTGAGGCGCGGATGA
- a CDS encoding ABC transporter permease — MSAHVASRSPRSMAWARRRAAFGQFCREFSRQRAGMVGLVFLVVIIALAMLAPVLAPAWMLDVTKVMDSPRFAPPSMEHPLGTDHQGRELWVRMLWGAQVSLLVGFAATAMSMIIGTVVGIAAGHFTGLSGALLMRLIDFFLVLPSLILAIVLSTVLSRGVWTIVIAIGLTSWAGTARVVRAQTLSVESRDYVERSRVLGAGHWHIIVKHLLPAVLPLVLANTTLTVGSAIIAESTLAFLGLGDTTLQSWGAVLRNSMDVSAATSGYWWYVLVPGVAIVMVVLAFTLVGRAVETIVNPTLRSR, encoded by the coding sequence ATGAGCGCGCACGTGGCATCCCGTTCGCCGCGCAGCATGGCGTGGGCGCGGCGCCGTGCGGCGTTCGGCCAGTTCTGCCGGGAGTTCTCGCGTCAGCGGGCCGGGATGGTGGGGCTGGTGTTCCTCGTGGTCATCATCGCGCTCGCCATGCTCGCGCCGGTGCTGGCGCCGGCCTGGATGCTGGATGTGACGAAGGTCATGGACTCGCCCCGGTTCGCTCCGCCTTCGATGGAGCACCCGCTGGGCACCGACCATCAGGGTCGCGAGCTGTGGGTGCGCATGCTGTGGGGTGCGCAGGTGTCGCTGCTGGTCGGCTTCGCCGCGACCGCCATGTCGATGATCATCGGGACGGTCGTCGGCATTGCGGCCGGGCACTTCACCGGGCTCTCCGGCGCGCTGCTCATGCGGCTGATCGACTTCTTCCTCGTGCTGCCGTCGCTGATCCTCGCGATCGTGCTGTCGACGGTGCTCTCACGGGGGGTGTGGACGATCGTCATCGCCATCGGGCTGACCTCGTGGGCCGGCACTGCCCGCGTGGTGCGCGCGCAGACCCTCTCGGTGGAATCGCGCGACTACGTGGAGCGATCACGCGTGCTCGGCGCGGGCCACTGGCACATCATCGTCAAGCACCTGCTCCCCGCCGTGCTGCCGCTCGTGCTGGCCAACACCACCCTCACGGTGGGCTCGGCGATCATCGCGGAGTCGACGCTGGCCTTCCTCGGATTGGGCGACACGACGCTGCAGTCCTGGGGGGCCGTGCTGCGCAACTCGATGGACGTCTCGGCGGCCACCAGCGGGTACTGGTGGTACGTCCTCGTGCCCGGCGTCGCGATCGTGATGGTCGTGCTCGCCTTCACCCTGGTGGGCCGCGCCGTGGAGACGATCGTCAACCCGACACTGCGGAGCCGCTGA
- a CDS encoding ATP-binding cassette domain-containing protein, translating into MPDLTFEDVSITYSTSGRSGGRGEIAAVRGVNLILPAGGTLGIAGESGSGKSTLAMSVLRLLPSNARLTGRVVVGDTDITELSFGKLRALRWADASIVFQGAMHSLNPVRTVGAQILEALELHVTDAWKTEAARKGRVADLLRAVDLPPQKAESYPHELSGGQKQRIMIAMALACEPEIIIADEPTTALDVIVQQQILEMISRLVVERGISLLMISHDLSVLATACQRIAIMRGGEVVEVGEARTVCTQGQHPYTRQLADAFPTIGDPASRRNPVTRRERAAVASDVKPSAMTDEVLLEAKGLSVTFHSRSRSARAVKDVDLVVRRGEILALVGQSGSGKTTLARTLVGLQQADPGSVVRFRGQELPRKGKGLQAFRKEVQMVLQDPTAALNPKLSVYESVAEGLRVQRYRGDETQRVAQSLTDAELTPPEDFFTAIPQELSGGQRQRTVIAGALAVGPQLLVADEPVASLDASARGEILSLLLSLRDRLGLSALVITHDLGLAWNIADTVAVMYQGEIVEYGPTEQVLLDPQHDYTRQLLAAAPTIDRTIA; encoded by the coding sequence ATGCCCGACCTCACCTTCGAAGACGTCTCGATCACCTACTCCACCTCCGGCCGGAGCGGCGGCCGCGGCGAGATCGCCGCGGTGCGGGGCGTCAACCTCATCCTCCCCGCCGGCGGCACCCTCGGCATCGCCGGGGAGTCGGGCTCCGGCAAGTCCACTCTCGCGATGAGTGTGCTGCGCCTGCTGCCGAGCAATGCGCGGCTCACCGGGCGGGTGGTGGTGGGCGACACCGACATCACCGAACTCAGCTTCGGCAAGCTGCGGGCGCTCCGCTGGGCGGATGCCTCGATCGTCTTCCAGGGCGCCATGCACTCGCTGAACCCGGTGCGCACCGTCGGTGCGCAGATCCTCGAAGCGCTCGAACTGCACGTCACCGACGCATGGAAGACCGAGGCCGCCCGCAAGGGCAGGGTCGCGGATCTGCTGCGGGCCGTGGACCTTCCGCCGCAGAAGGCGGAGTCGTACCCCCACGAGCTGTCGGGCGGGCAGAAGCAGCGCATCATGATCGCGATGGCGCTGGCCTGCGAGCCCGAGATCATCATCGCCGATGAGCCCACCACGGCGCTGGACGTCATCGTGCAGCAGCAGATCCTCGAGATGATCAGCCGCCTCGTGGTCGAGCGCGGCATCTCGCTCCTCATGATCAGCCACGACCTGTCGGTGCTGGCCACCGCCTGCCAGCGCATCGCGATCATGCGGGGCGGCGAGGTCGTCGAGGTGGGAGAGGCCCGGACGGTGTGCACGCAGGGGCAGCATCCGTACACGCGACAGCTGGCCGACGCGTTCCCCACCATCGGCGACCCGGCGTCGCGGCGCAACCCGGTCACCCGGCGGGAACGCGCCGCCGTGGCATCCGACGTGAAGCCGAGCGCCATGACCGACGAGGTGCTGCTGGAGGCGAAGGGCCTGAGCGTCACCTTCCACAGCCGCTCGCGGTCCGCCCGCGCGGTGAAGGACGTCGACCTCGTGGTGCGCCGTGGCGAGATCCTCGCCCTCGTCGGCCAGTCGGGATCGGGGAAGACCACGCTCGCGCGCACCCTCGTCGGCCTGCAGCAGGCCGACCCCGGATCGGTCGTCCGCTTCCGCGGCCAGGAGCTGCCCCGCAAGGGCAAGGGGCTGCAGGCCTTCCGCAAGGAGGTGCAGATGGTGCTGCAGGACCCCACCGCCGCGCTCAACCCGAAGCTCAGCGTGTACGAGTCCGTCGCCGAGGGACTGCGGGTGCAGCGCTACCGCGGCGACGAGACCCAGCGCGTGGCGCAGAGCCTCACCGACGCCGAGCTGACCCCGCCCGAGGACTTCTTCACCGCCATTCCGCAGGAGCTCTCGGGCGGCCAGCGGCAGCGCACCGTGATCGCGGGCGCGCTCGCGGTCGGGCCGCAGCTGCTGGTCGCCGACGAGCCGGTCGCGTCGCTGGACGCCTCCGCCCGCGGCGAGATCCTCTCCCTGCTGCTGTCGCTGCGCGATCGCCTGGGGCTCAGCGCGCTCGTGATCACCCACGACCTCGGGCTGGCGTGGAACATCGCCGACACCGTCGCGGTGATGTACCAGGGCGAGATCGTCGAGTACGGCCCCACCGAGCAGGTGCTGCTGGACCCGCAGCACGACTACACGCGTCAGCTGCTGGCCGCGGCGCCCACCATCGACCGGACCATCGCGTGA
- a CDS encoding S66 peptidase family protein gives MSTGARALEVDRAAYLASAPLKPGDRVRFVSPSGPGTAESLERAIGYYRDWGLDVVAGEHVLVPHPRARYLAGPDDARRQDLVDAWCDPDTDAVVCLRGGYGAMRLLDGIDWAHMRRSALRRDGRPKLLTGSSDVTALHEAFRVHLDVPTLFCPMPGNDVFRDAPSVRDDVRRWLFEPWGGRSIVGPRTEVLAAGAATGRFTGGNLSLLAMALGSPEAAEVPDGILFLEDIDEDVYRLDGFLLQLLRVGRLRGASGIVLGSWHKCAEPDAVRALMQEYLGGLGVPVLWEQGFGHDPEALSVPLNVDGVLDAGESGARLTVGGAT, from the coding sequence GTGAGTACCGGTGCGCGTGCGCTCGAGGTCGACCGCGCGGCGTACCTCGCCTCGGCGCCGCTGAAACCGGGGGACCGCGTGCGGTTCGTCTCACCCTCGGGGCCCGGTACCGCGGAGAGCCTGGAACGGGCGATCGGCTACTACCGCGACTGGGGACTGGACGTGGTGGCGGGCGAGCACGTGCTCGTCCCGCACCCGAGGGCGAGGTACCTCGCCGGCCCCGATGACGCCCGTCGGCAGGACCTCGTCGACGCCTGGTGCGACCCCGACACCGACGCCGTCGTGTGCCTGCGGGGCGGCTACGGCGCCATGCGGCTGCTGGACGGCATCGACTGGGCCCACATGCGGCGCTCGGCGCTGCGGCGCGATGGGCGCCCGAAGCTGCTCACCGGTTCGTCGGACGTCACGGCCCTGCACGAGGCGTTCCGCGTGCACCTGGACGTCCCCACCCTCTTCTGCCCCATGCCGGGCAACGACGTGTTCCGCGATGCTCCGTCGGTGCGCGACGACGTGCGCCGGTGGCTGTTCGAGCCGTGGGGCGGGCGCAGCATCGTGGGTCCGCGCACCGAGGTGCTCGCTGCGGGCGCCGCGACGGGCAGGTTCACCGGCGGCAACCTCTCCCTGCTGGCCATGGCGCTCGGGTCGCCCGAGGCGGCGGAGGTGCCCGACGGCATCCTGTTCCTCGAGGACATCGACGAGGACGTCTACCGCCTCGACGGGTTCCTGCTGCAGCTGCTGCGGGTGGGACGCCTGCGCGGCGCATCGGGGATCGTGCTGGGGTCGTGGCACAAGTGCGCCGAGCCGGATGCCGTCCGCGCGCTCATGCAGGAGTATCTCGGCGGCCTGGGCGTGCCGGTGCTCTGGGAGCAGGGCTTCGGGCACGATCCCGAGGCCCTCAGCGTGCCGCTCAACGTCGACGGCGTGCTGGATGCCGGCGAGTCCGGTGCCCGGCTGACGGTGGGCGGGGCGACATGA
- a CDS encoding serine hydrolase — protein MSVISLPRLDPRARWSVRVLADDGSVLAEHAPDEMCETASVGKVFLLIEVARRIEAGDVDPDRRIDIPAEHVVADSGLLYRMRDPRLSVHDAALLVGAVSDNLATNALLALCGLDAVRAVAPALGYGSTSLHDYIRNERTPDLPWTPSYGTGAELADLMHRLAAGKVISPAVSDQVMTWLAADTDTSMVADALLVDPLAHAEAEYQGMLLRHKTGSTSFARIDVGHLRGPAAGVSYAVAANWKDSPQDLRAPVLDAMRTIGEGLRAHVTGRARDDEPAQ, from the coding sequence ATGAGCGTGATCTCGCTGCCGCGGCTGGACCCGCGGGCGCGATGGTCGGTGCGGGTGCTCGCCGACGATGGCTCGGTGCTGGCCGAGCACGCGCCGGACGAGATGTGCGAGACGGCCAGCGTCGGAAAGGTCTTCCTTCTCATCGAGGTCGCCCGACGCATCGAGGCGGGCGACGTCGATCCGGATCGTCGTATCGACATCCCCGCCGAGCACGTCGTGGCCGACTCCGGCCTGCTCTACCGCATGCGTGACCCGCGCCTGAGCGTCCACGACGCCGCGCTGCTGGTGGGCGCGGTCAGCGACAACCTCGCCACCAACGCGCTGCTGGCGCTGTGCGGGCTCGACGCGGTGCGGGCCGTCGCACCGGCGCTCGGATACGGCAGCACGTCGCTGCACGACTACATCCGCAACGAGCGCACCCCCGACCTGCCGTGGACGCCGTCGTACGGCACCGGCGCCGAGCTGGCGGACCTGATGCACCGCCTCGCGGCGGGGAAGGTGATCTCGCCCGCGGTCAGCGATCAGGTGATGACCTGGCTGGCCGCCGACACCGACACCTCGATGGTGGCCGACGCGCTGCTGGTGGATCCCCTCGCGCACGCCGAGGCGGAGTATCAGGGGATGCTGCTGCGCCACAAGACCGGATCGACGTCGTTCGCGCGCATCGACGTCGGGCACCTGCGCGGCCCGGCGGCCGGGGTCTCGTACGCGGTCGCGGCGAACTGGAAGGACTCCCCGCAGGACCTGCGCGCCCCGGTGCTCGACGCCATGCGGACCATCGGCGAGGGCCTGCGGGCGCACGTCACGGGTCGCGCCCGCGACGACGAGCCGGCGCAGTGA
- a CDS encoding serine hydrolase translates to MSIGFAEAEEEIPGLRISALAVDLEDDTVVFEHRPELVLNTASVGKVFLLHRLLTEVDEGRRTLEETVTRRPVERIEESGLWHLLQADTLSLHDVAVLIGAVSDNAATNTLCRVIGLPVVQEHTRALGYRDSALDDIVRWPLPPGVPRTLSHGTAAELVRFVRRTALAEDLTRPSADLLQRWLGAGMDLSMVASVFNLDPLAHYAFDRDVWLWNKTGTLLSVRADVGLVMSPTRRIAYAVLINWPRGTDSRDRALALMREAGEALRGRLAAH, encoded by the coding sequence ATGAGCATCGGGTTCGCTGAGGCGGAAGAGGAGATCCCGGGACTGCGCATCAGCGCGCTCGCCGTGGACCTCGAGGACGACACCGTGGTGTTCGAGCATCGGCCAGAGCTCGTGCTCAACACCGCCAGCGTGGGGAAGGTCTTCCTGCTGCACCGGCTGCTCACAGAGGTCGACGAGGGCCGGCGCACCCTCGAGGAGACCGTGACCCGGCGTCCCGTCGAGCGCATCGAGGAGTCCGGCCTCTGGCACCTGCTGCAGGCGGACACGCTCTCGCTGCACGATGTGGCCGTGCTCATCGGTGCGGTGAGCGACAACGCCGCGACCAACACCCTCTGCCGGGTGATAGGGCTGCCGGTCGTGCAGGAGCACACACGGGCCCTCGGATACCGCGACTCGGCTCTCGATGACATCGTGCGCTGGCCGCTGCCGCCGGGTGTGCCGCGCACGCTCTCGCACGGAACGGCCGCCGAGCTCGTACGGTTCGTGCGGCGGACGGCGCTCGCCGAGGACCTCACCCGGCCGTCGGCCGACCTGCTGCAGCGCTGGCTCGGGGCAGGGATGGATCTGTCGATGGTGGCGTCGGTGTTCAACCTCGACCCGCTGGCGCACTATGCCTTCGATCGCGACGTCTGGCTGTGGAACAAGACCGGGACCCTCCTGTCGGTGCGCGCGGACGTGGGTCTCGTGATGTCGCCCACGCGGCGGATCGCCTATGCGGTGCTCATCAACTGGCCGCGCGGCACCGACTCGCGCGACCGGGCGCTGGCGCTCATGCGCGAGGCCGGCGAGGCGCTCAGGGGTCGGCTGGCGGCTCACTGA